The proteins below are encoded in one region of Salvelinus fontinalis isolate EN_2023a chromosome 10, ASM2944872v1, whole genome shotgun sequence:
- the LOC129863516 gene encoding steroid receptor RNA activator 1-like → MEAEDLYIKPGNQERGWNDPPQFSYGLQTAAQGAPKRTPLNKRVPPPQLTGSPSPVPGTSPNSTVPMTPPTNPLAPPCSMNTPPRPCQVAAPPGGVMMMATPPPPCHVVEHTESASGQSESEPDVDVVVTFLNWALTACRHTVKKQVCDDVAKRLKLFEDMWRSGKLSLPVRRRMIGLVQELKSWNWNAADEVHRALMVDHVNEVSQWMVGVKRLIAETRNLNLDLLHRQEIDQSLDTSSTANSN, encoded by the exons ATGGAGGCTGAGGACCTTTACATCAAACCAG GTAACCAGGAGCGGGGCTGGAATGACCCTCCACAGTTCTCCTACGGTTTGCAGAcagcagcacaaggtgcacccaaGAGGACCCCTCTCAACAAGAGAGTGCCCCCACCTCAACTCACTGGATCCCCCA GTCCGGTCCCAGGAACTTCTCCAAACTCAACAGTTCCAATGACTCCTCCTACCAACCCACTGGCCCCTCCATGTAGTATGAACACGCCCCCTCGGCCATGTCAGGTTGCAGCCCCTCCTGGTGGGGTGATGATGATGGCCACACCTCCACCACCTTGCCATGTGGTAGAGCACACAGAGTCTGCCAGTGGCCAATCAGAAAGTGAGCCAGACGTCGACGTCGTAGTTACTTTTCTCAACTGGGCACTGACAGCTTGTCGACACACAGTCAAA AAACAGGTGTGTGACGATGTGGCGAAGCGCTTGAAGCTCTTTGAGGACATGTGGAGGTCTGGGAAGTTGTCACTTCCTGTTAGACGAAGAATGATTGGACTGGTGCAAG AGTTGAAGAGCTGGAACTGGAACGCTGCTGATGAAGTCCATCGGGCTCTGATGGTTGACCATGTTAACGAGGTCAGTCAGTGGATGGTGGGGGTCAAACGTCTCATCGCTGAAACTCGCAACTTGAacttagatcttctgcacagacaGGAGATAGACCAGAGTCTAGATACCAGCAGCACCGCTAACTCCAACTAG
- the LOC129863518 gene encoding amyloid-beta A4 precursor protein-binding family B member 3-like, producing the protein MLGKDYMLAIIIVNYDDNIWNDPSLDLDSDLPSGWRTIRDSTGTYYWHVATGATQWQHPSYSTEEDQNSINGITAADIKSLEAGGRRESRARLTESPLASINDRVSWQDDYFCTNMDPDSKCFAVRSLGWVEIPEEELIPGKSSLAVNNCIQQLSSSKAEGRDDTLGAWGEGQDMMMVLKKDTLSLMDPVDRSLLHCQPIIDIRVWGVGCNNGRDFAFVASDKDTSMLKCHVFRCNAPAKTIATALHKMCSKIMAEKTTRSPSMARSLTMATISPEDLPRQVDFLDAMRQRVQKFEVQYIGNLPVSRAMGMEVLNRAIESIMNTSDSEDWEPIVIHISDTVLSLWKGEDGDDPFWECQVRLLTFLGVGHDTHTFAVIVDGGTQRFECHVFWCEPDAGIISESVQAACMVQYQKCLVAQTPPPRSKMWRAGSKVKRANSMDGFSFPAPRHQGLSPPKAGSSTTKKSMLAFFETFRNKQSAVSTP; encoded by the exons ACAACATTTGGAACGACCCAAGCCTTGATTTGGACTCTGACCTACCGTCAGGGTGGCGCACCATCCGGGACAGCACCGGCACCTATTACTGGCACGTGGCCACTGGCGCCACCCAATGGCAGCACCCGTCCTACAGCACCGAGGAGGACCAGAACTCCATCAATGGCATCACTGCCGCGGACATCAAG AGCCTGGAGGCTGGGGGCAGACGTGAATCAAGGGCAAGGCTGACAGAGAGCCCATTGGCCTCCATAAATGACAG GGTCTCCTGGCAGGACGATTATTTCTGCACCAACATGGATCCTGACTCCAAG tgttttgcaGTGCGCTCCCTGGGCTGGGTGGAGATTCCAGAAGAGGAGCTGATCCCGGGGAAGAGCAGTCTGGCTGTCAATAACTGCATCCAGCAGCTGTCCAGCAGCAAGGCAGAGGGCCGCGATGACACACTGGGCGCCTGGGgagag gGCCAGGACATGATGATGGTTCTGAAGAAGGATACCCTCAGCCTGATGGACCCAGTGGACCGCAGCCTTCTCCACTGCCAGCCTATCATTGACATCCGCGTGTGGGGCGTGGGCTGCAACAACGGCAG AGATTTTGCCTTCGTGGCCAGCGACAAAGACACCTCTATGCTGAAGTGCCATGTGTTTCGCTGTAACGCCCCAGCAAAAACCATCGCCACGGCTTTGCACAAAATGTGCTCAAAG aTCATGGCAGAGAAGACCACTAGAAGCCCATCTATGGCCCGCTCCCTCACCATGGCGACCATCTCCCCTGAGGACCTGCCACGCCAAG TGGACTTCCTGGATGCAATGAGGCAGAGGGTGCAGAAGTTTGAGGTGCAGTACATCGGAAACCTGCCCGTCTCCAGGGCAATGG GTATGGAGGTGCTGAACCGGGCCATAGAGAGCATCATGAACACCTCAGACAGTGAAGATTGGGAGCCCATCGTCATCCACATCTCTGACACTGTCCTGTCACTCTGgaaaggagag GATGGAGATGATCCATTTTGGGAATGTCAAGTGCGTTTGCTGACCTTTCTGGGTGTGGGGCATGATACACACACCTTTGCAGTGATAGTGGACGGCGGGACGCAGCGGTTTGAGTGTCATGTTTTCTGGTGTGAGCCAGACGCAGGGATAATCTCTGAGTCTGTGCAGGCTGCGTGCATG GTCCAGTACCAGAAGTGCTTGGTAGCCCAGACTCCACCACCCAGGTCCAAAATGTGGCGGGCGGGTTCCAAGGTGAAGCGGGCCAACTCCATGGACGGCTTCAGTTTTCCAGCTCCCCGTCACCAAGGACTGTCCCCTCCCAAGGCTGGCTCCTCCACCACCAAAAAGAGCATGCTGGCGTTTTTTGAGACTTTCAGAAATAAACAGTCCGCCGTTTCCACACCATAA
- the LOC129863519 gene encoding uncharacterized protein LOC129863519, whose protein sequence is MREKTGRTERTGRTEKTERKGRTGREDRENREDREDREDREDREDREDREDREDREDREDREEREDRERRQGEQRGQRRQRGQRGKGGQGEKTGRTERTEKTERTGRTGRKGRTGREDRENREDREDREDREDREDREDREDREDREDREDREEREDRERRQGEQRGQRRQRGQRGKGGQGEKTGRTERTEKTERTGRTERKGRTGREDRENREDREDREDREEREDRERRQGEQRGQRRQGGQRRQRGQRRQRGQGGQRGKGGQGEKTGRTERTGRTGRTERKGRTGREDRENREDRENRKDREDRER, encoded by the coding sequence atgagagagaagacagggagaacagagaggacagggaggacagagaagacagagaggaaagggaggacagggagagaagacagggagaacagagaggacagagaagacagagaggacagagaagacagagaggacagagaagacagagaagacagagaggacagggaggacagagaagacagagaggaaagggaggacagggagagaagacagggagaacagagaggacagagaagacagagaggacagagaggaaagggaggacagggagagaagacagggagaacagagaggacagagaagacagagaggacagggaggacagggaggaaagggaggacagggagagaagacagggagaacagagaggacagagaagacagagaggacagggaggacagagaagacagagaggacagagaagacagagaggacagggaggacagagaagacagagaggaaagggaggacagggagagaagacagggagaacagagaggacagagaagacagagaggacagagaggaaagggaggacagggagagaagacagggagaacagagaggacagagaagacagagaggacagggaggacagagaggaaagggaggacagggagagaagacagggagaacagagaggacagggaggacagggaggacagagaggaaagggaggacagggagagaagacagggagaacagagaggacagagaagacagggaggacagagaagacagagaggacagagaagacagagaggacagggaggacagagaggaaagggaggacagggagagaagacagggagaacagagaggacagggaggacagggaggacagagaggaaagggaggacagggagagaagacagggagaacagagaggacagggagaacagaaaggacagggaggacagggagagatga